In Suncus etruscus isolate mSunEtr1 chromosome 9, mSunEtr1.pri.cur, whole genome shotgun sequence, the genomic window tccctggtgcctgccaggagcaatttctgagcaaaaagccaggaataacccctgagcactgctgggtgtgacccaaaaaaccacaaaaagaaatggagaaaagaaatggacagacacttgaacaaaaaaagaaatacaactggccaaaggcacatgaaaaattgctccacatcactaatcatcagggagatgcaaatcaaaacaactatgaggtaccaccttacaccacagagattggcacatcacaaagaatgagaacaaacagtgctggtggagatgtggagagaaaggaactcttatcccactgctggtgggaatgctgtctagtccaacctttatggaaagtgatatggagattcctactaaatctggaaattgagctcccatatggtccagctttaccaatcctagggatatacgttaggaacacaaaaatacaatacagggcccagagagatagcacagcagcgtttgccttgcaagcagccgatccaggacccccccaccccaccccgtgcctgccaggagctatttctgagcagacagtcaagagtatcccctgagcaccgccgggtgtggcccaaaaacaaaaacaaacaaacaaaaaaatacaatatgttcttgaaggatctctccttcctgggagccgggagtctagcaggaagaggtttggcaggcccccgccatgccggaggcctgcttggccaagcctagtgggggtgcgggacttgggtaaccccagcacccctctaccgccttgctccagatctccagggcttccccgggccagacgcctgggcaagccggtgagttgggtcccttggtggagcttgaaggtaccctaggccttcccccactatccattcggctccttagggagggtctgggtggggctctgaacttctggtctcccagcttcttgaaggatctctccttcctgggagccgggagtctagcaggaggaggtttggctgacagtggtaatctctgtccagtctacattttcaaaatcgcgcgggggctatggCCCCcgtgcgcacaagaaacattaatagtattctcacaagaaacattaatcgtactctcacaagaaacattaatagtactctcacaagaaacattaatagtactcactatcattgaattatgtttttatgtatgcagaatgtccattttgtactctgcccttttgcataccccttcataagttcatatttctctttaacttctttaactcctatcatcattactccttttttaccctttctaacttaagtactgttgagtcctaagtcacagaccaaagtggtgccctagagttaacacccacccaactattttaaaaggcataaaaaggacacatatcttttcaacattttatgggtgttttctttgacggctataacttttgctaaatactttcttatacagtgatgatccccccccccatgttctttatcttctctttgtgaactgctcaatatggaatttggtgtgaaagaatccctcagtttaatacttatgtttgaaccaagtcatgggtcttgttggaaatgttcttatgcccccatatatctgatagcaccacatggctttatatcttgtttgcgtaggcacactaacatgggaaaatactatacataccaataagttcttatctaatagaaatgggaacacacaaatcttgtagtgcaatgagaccttacaccctgaacattgacataaagacctggcacaggcctcagaagaatgggcattctccatttaccccttgatctacagaagacatttacaaaacatccaaggttgtatataacatcacccggaggcattcctgtaccagggacgaccctacagctgctctgacatcgatctactcaaaagagacaccccttaacactgagaagacaacaagaacaatgacctgctcactggacagggcttgctgtattgcccctttatggtgaggtttgtctataacatcacctggaagcaatcctctaccacagaagaccctaccactgctcagacatcatcctgctcaaaagagactttccttaacaatgagaagacttaacaacaacaacctgcttacaggacagggcttcctgcattgccctttcatggtgaggtgaaacgagaaggcactccacatcatgacttcaatgtaggacatgcagattccagaatctttaatacagaaacatgagaccaacaacagagactgtgtgataagtttgttggcgctacggacaatgtcttggcgcaaacgataactttcctgaggcctagagctggtcttatgccaggaaacttcaggggtaggatctctttgtatataggccaaggttattcctttccatgcctctcatattttggtgggcctatgcaaacaacaattgccactctaacaccgtttttactgtgctcctttgactctaatccttaaaacgcacccacttaaaatttgaggttaacttaagctaatatgcatatacatggaaatgtaaaaaatactatgcctctaatgtttaaggagctacgtaagtttgatggctttagattgacttgtgtgctgttaagaaatattataatgtgctacaatctggggacttgagggacaaagtaattgcacatggattctgttttatttatcttaactttctttggtgaaagttcaaagttaagatatcagcaaggggacttcttctgataattatgttatgggtgattgtcctcccactgtaactttaccttatcctctttctttgcatcttttgttctcataattcaaaataaaaaaattatataaaaaatacaatacaaaaatcccttccttacacctatattcattgcagtgttatttacaatagctagactctggaaacaaccgagatacccttcaacagatgaattgctaaagactctgtggtacatatatataatggaatattatgcagcacaagcggtaaggcatctgccttgcccgtgctagcctaggatggactgtggtttgatcccccagcatcccatatgatcccccaagccaggagcgatttctgagcacatagccaggagtaacctctgagcatcactgggagtggccccaaaacaaaacaaaacaaaagtatttgaCTCACCAAGAGATATAcgattacaaatttattcatgattgagtttcagtcatacaatgtacaacattcttcatcagtgcatatttcctaccaccaatattcccaggttCCCTTCTATTCTCCCCCATGCCCTCTTTCCTGCCTGTCTCTATAGCAGaaaatttcatctctctctctgtctctctcactccttTACTCCATTATTCCCCTCTTTAGGCACTGTAGCtgcttacaatattgttactgaaggggtatcatacatatcactccATATcatttcagcaccaagttcttgatCATTTCAACTATCAAAAttataatggtcccttctctgtacTAATGCACTTCcgcactatttgtggcaagctttctaccatggactagtcttcctggctctatctctattgtctctatataTTAATACCATAatatctggttttttgtttgcttgtttgtttttgggccacacccagtgacgctcaggggttacttttggctatatgctcagaaatcgatcctggcttgagggaccatatgggacgctggggatcgaattgagattcatcctgggtcagctgcatgcaaggcaaatgccttactgctgtgccatcgctccagccccaccatattaattttttaatataccacaatggatacaattattttatatctctaCCTCTGattttgactcattttacttagcacaatactctccacatccatccagatataatcaaatttcatgtcttcatttttcctaatagctgcttactatttcattgtgtagatataccactgaagcctcatcccccacccatttttcctaggtaacttgaccttacctgcaagaccacgcccattcctgggaggggtcttggaaaaggtagataaggttttgaccagaggggattaggcccttttttggtcttttgccagcatggaggtcaaagggaagatggctgacaggagttaagatgcagggctagctaagaatggctgaatgcttaaaaggttatgatataggccacacatgtggtggatagggcatgaataaagttgatgcttcctgatgcctgtctctggatgagtttgaTTTcactgttcacctaaacctgggacccgccagctgaatggggattgcggagctacatggcctggaatggcagagaaaaatccctccatccatccacctctatccagcaccatcattaattatttaatgcaacataccacattttctttaatctactcatctgttctcaggcacttgggctccagattgtggctattgtgactagtgctgctTTGAAGACAGGAGTTTAGAGGGTGTTTCTGCATTGTGTCTTTGAGCCCTTAGATATATTCCCTACGAGGGTTCTTATCTCCATGTTGTGGAGGAGAAAACTaagattcagaaagaaattaaagatgtctctctctctctctattttttttttttttgagtaagaaATCAGTGCATTTATTTTCATACAGGTAAGACAGCTGTATAAGAGTTTTCACCTTTTCCACTCTAAAACAAACGAGGGCCATGAACAAGGCTCAGGGATGTAAGAGGTCATGTCTTGAAATGTATGAGCTCCTAGGTTTGGTCCCGGACAAcaagaaaaacacaccaaaaaatccaacaacaaacCAAGGAATGGAGAATCTTAGAACTGGATGACTtggccctttcttttcttttcttttctcctcccagTTCAAAATGTTTGCATCTCTTAATGGCCAGCATCCTCTTGGAGCGGCAGTTGGAGTCCACACATTCGAGCCTCAGCACGATCTTCTTGGTGGTCTTGGCCTTCTTGCGGAAGATGGGCTTGGTCTGGCCTCCGTTAACAGCTCTGCTTGCGATCATAGCGCGGCTTGCCCTGAGACTCCTTGCCCTTCTTGTACTGGGTGACCTTGTGAGGCTGGTGCTTCCCACACTTCTTACAGAAAGTTCGCTGAGTTTTGGGTACATTGACCATCGTGGCGGCTGGAAACCGGGGTCTCCCAGCTCCACTCCCTTTGGAGCACGGCTAACCGGAAGCGGCGGGAAGGACTGGAacgatttctatattttttacttGCAAATCAGCCTAACCTTCAACCTAAATCTCTCCCTCATGGAACCTCACATCTTCTCTACAAAGTTTTCTCACAGTCTTCATGCCACCTTCCCTTTCAACCATGTCTCCCTCCCAGGATCTAAGCCTACACCTCTTCATATCAGTATCCACTTAGAGTCTTGGTGGTTTCTTTCTTCGAGGTGGTTTCTTAATTCCTTCATTCCTTTGTGTGGGAGTTATCTTCCAAGATCTGGAAGTGACTCTCTGAAAGAACACGGACACTTGTCTATTATGtaacataaatttttattaagaagcAAGCTTCTCTTATACTAATGAGAATCAAGGCAATGTGCAGCAAAGCAGGGGGTGAGTTCATTCTAAGGTTAAACATTACTTAGATTAAAGAAAACACCTAAAACTCAACAGGCTTACTAGGACAAAAGGAGGAGCATTTGGTACAGTGTGTGATGGTAAATTAGATAAGGTAGAAAGCAGAAAAACAGGCATGGGGTTGAAGTTACATGGGCCCCACCAGGAATTTATTGACATACATAGCCTTTCACTGTGTCTTTTGTAgaacttccttctctttctcactaTTGCTGAACCCCACACTGATCTTTCATTCTtgtcttcttttgttctttcattcattcgtttgttcatttgttccttctttctttcttttcttccttcacttccttcttttctttcttcctttgttgggACacctcagaggtgctcaggcttattcctgactttgtgctaagGGAATACTCCTTGTGGACTAAGAGGAACATATGAATGCCATgcattgaaccaggatcagctgcatgaaagtcaaGGGCCCATCCTGTTATATTACTGCTACAGCTTCAAAATCATAGTAGTTTTGTTTTGACCTCACCACTCCTATGCATTGAGATTAATTGACTAATACCATAGTTTCatctactgtattttctggcatattgggcgtataagacgacccccgacttttaagaagtttttcatgggttaagaAGTCATCTtatggggtccggagagatagcacagggcgtttgccttgcaagcagccgatccaggaccaaaggtagttggttcgaatcctggtcccccatgcctgccaggagctatttctgagcagacagccaggagtatcccctgagcactgccgggtgtggcccaaaaaccaaaaaagaaagaaagaaagaaagaaagaagtcatatGCCGGGAAATAAGGTAAGTCTATGAAGTTAAGGACCAGAATACCATTTTGTCCTGAGGAACTCCTGTTGCCAAAGCATTCACCAATAACTTGTGATCCCTGCAGTCCTCATCTGCCTTGACCCTTTATGGGATTTACCATTCCCATCTCTGACAACCTTCTTAGGCCATTCTCCTCCCTTGACTTTAATGAGGTCACTCTCATTGTTAAATTCCTGCACTATGATTCCTTCTGAAATTCCTTATGGCCATCTGCTTCTCTTCATCCAACGCCAGATCCAGGCCTGTTTCAGACAGTCAGATCAAATTTCAGATATGATCTTGTTGCTTCTCtgctttggattctttttttttttgtgtgtgtgtgttttttgggtcacacccggcagtgctcaggggatattcctggctccaggctcagaaattgctcctggcaggcacgggggaccatatggggcaccgggattcgaaccgatgacctccagcatgaaaggcaaatgccttacctccatgctatctctccggcccctgctttggATTCTTTTCTTTATCCTTCTAAGTTGTGCTCAGGAGGTAGAGAGATCTACATTTTAATTCTTTCCCTATGGGCCTTTAGTTCAACACAAGGGCTCAAGAATGTGTGGGAGTTACTTAGACCTTTCCAGTGGTAAGCCTAGAATCATGTGCAACTATGCATGGGTGCCCTTGTGGTGCCAAAATTGAGCTGAGGTCATGTGTATGCTAGACATATGCCTAACAGCAGTGTAACTCCCAGTCCCTGCTCTAGAATTTTAAATGGCTGCAAGTACTACTGAAAGCAAGATCTCAAGCTCCTTCTCATGGCAGATAATTTTTTTCATCATCTGGCCTCTGTTTCCCACAGTCCAGCTATGTCCTCTCTCCATACTCCTTGGGTTCCAAGGGGCTACCAAGGATTTCGCAAATCAGTTGTCTTTATCTATGCCTCTGCCTTGGCTCAGAATGTTTTTTAGCCTCAGCATGCCTTTCTTtatgcttctctctttctcccccttacACTTACTTTGTTTTATCCATTAAACACAAATTAGATTCATCTTCTATGTAAAAAGCTCTTTGTTGTGATTCTCCCATCTCTGTTCCTGCAGAATTTTGTATagaaaaatcataattaaattttacatatgtcttcagcaggagaaatagtacaaggggtaAGGCTCTACCTTACAAGTGGCTGGCCCCAGGTTGGTCCTTGGAATTACATAGCCCtaaacctgagcacagctaggagtaatccttaagcacagatTCAGCTGTAAGTCCTTGTAATCGGTTGCCGTATGTGACTACTCCTGCAAAGcacatcccaaaacaaaatagtgaaTGTATACAGCTTGCCAGACTGAGAATTCATTCAAGGAAGAAACCATCATAAGAGGGTATATATGATAAAGGCATAGTATAAGTTTGAGTAATGAATGAGTAATGCATCAATGAATGATACTGAAATGGAGAAGGAAGTGAAAAGTTTGTGAAGACAGAGGCAAATGCTTGCTTTGTTGATTACTGAAGAACTCTAGAGTTGTTTTCAAAGATGAAAGCAGACTCTCAGAACCCAGATATAGCATTGATGTTTTGCTAGCCCATTTACCCACTGAGTTATAAAAGGGACTAATCCCTTCAGATCCTAGAAAGTCAGGCAGGAAGTTGATGGGAATGGAATGACTAAGGCTTCTCAGTGTGATTCTGGGACTTTGCCTGTTGGAACAGAGCTGCCAGATGCTGCCTGATTTCCTTGGTCCTAGCCCCATAGATGATGGGATTGACCAGACATGGGAGCAGCAGGTAGAAGGCGCTCAGCAGGTTGTGGATGTCTTGGGAGGCTGTGCGGGCCACCCGGTAGACGATGGACGATGTTATGGTAGATGAGTAGATGGTGAAGATGACCAGCAGGTGGGACCCACATGTGTTTAGGGCCTTGGAGCGGGCTCCACCTGATGAAATTCTGAAGGCAGCATGGATGATTCGGGAGTAGGAGGCACCCAGCAACAGCATGTCAAAGACTCTGTTGAAAATGCGGAGAGCAAGTCCCACCCTCTTGTTCAGGGAGATGTCCCCACAGGAGAGCTTCATCAGCGCCATGTGCTCACAGGCAAAGTGATGGATCACATTTGTTCTGCAGAAGCGGACCCGGGAGGCCAGCACTACCAGTGGAGCAACTGTTCCAGAGCTCCTGGCAGCTGCCATTCCCACCAGGCCAGTCAAGAATTGGCTGGTCACTATCTCTGGGTAACGGAGAGGGTAGCAGATGGCAACAAAGCGGTCTAGGGCCATGACCAGGAGGATATTGCAGTCAAAGAGAACGAGGAAGTAGATGCAGAACATCTGGCCCAGACAGCGAGCCAGGGAGATGTGGTTAAAGTTAGTGGAGAAACTGAAGAGCATGGCGGGAATCACAGTGGTGGCGGAACAGATATTGACGGCCAAGAGTAGGGCAATGAGCAGGTACATGGGCTGGTGCAGAGTCCTTTGGACCACTACCGTGTGGATGACCAGGCCATTGGCAGTAACAATCACCAGGTAGAGGCTGAGGAAGGCCAGCACAAGGAAAGCGCGGGATTCCCAGATACCTGGGAAGCCCACCAGGATGAAACTGGTATAGGATATGTTGGAGCTGCCATTGTTCCACACAGCCATCTCTCTGGGTGCAGGAGGGCTTGGGGGTATGGTGGAGAACTCAGCTCACCTGCCCTGCCTCACCAGGCTCCCCTGAGTGCGTTGCTCTCCATGAACCATAATATTTCTACAAAGAAATTGCAGAGTTGTTTCCAGTTAGTGACATGTTTACAAAAGCATCTGCCTTCCCCATTCCTACTTGTTCCTTTCCATTTctagaaaatttatttctttctttttgtttttgggccctaaCCGgtggtggctcaggggttactcctggctctgtgctcaaaaattgctcctcacaggctcaggggatcatatggaaagcCTGGAACCTAACCCAGGACTATCCCaggttggccccgtgcaaggcaaacactctgccactttgctttcactccagctcctctttttgtttttgaaccacacctgccaatgcttagaggttattcctgtctctgcactcaggaataacccctaacatggttggaggatcatatgagatgccagggatttaacctggattggctttatgcaagacaagtgccctacctgctacatTATCTCTTTAACTCTCAtcccatcttaatttttttatttatattttttggggaccacacctggtgatgctcaggggttactcctgcctctgtgctcagacactgcttctggcttgggggaccatatgggacactgggcatagaaccaggtccgtcctggatctgctgtgtgcaaggcaaatgccctaccgctgtgctatcactccagccccccacctTAAAAAATTTATAAGCAAACTGTTATGAGTTACTTCTTTGTGCCAAGCTTGTGCTAGGTCTTTAGAATACACAGTTAAAGTgatggtgtttgtcttgaatgcatGTACATTGTACTGGACTAGGTCAAAAGGAtaaatggaaacaaatgacagaGAAGAACAGATTGTTGGCGCAGTTTCCCTCTATTCCTGTTTCAGATGCCCAGAGCCCAAGAACAAAGCCCAAGGTGCATGTTTCTTCACCTGGAATTAAGGTTCTGGATTTACAGTGAAGTCCTTGGGTCAATGCCTGCCTGAAGAGTGTGAAAGATTTTGAGGGAGAGAAAGCCTTTGGGGAGAACTACACTTTTCTTCCCTACAACCTGGGGTAGGGGATAGCAAGGGATGGGGATGGCAGAGAAGGTTCTTTCTCCTCATCTTGAGTTGATGAGAGAAGCTTTAAAAGATAAAGGTATTGAGGCTGGACATGACTCAAATGCTGGAACACCTGCTTTGACTGCAGGAACCCTGTGGGTTCAGCCCCACAATGATCttccctcaccaaaaaaaaaaatatgttgctGAGATCCAGGTCATAATACAGTGTTCAATCCCAAGAACCATGTATTTCCTCAACATTGCCATTTGTAACCCTGAGGCCCGAAATATTGCTTGTGTGAACCCTAGTGGTTCCATTGCAGCACTACCATATCCTTGGGATCTTGCTTAAAGAATGGACTGGGTGTTGCTGGGAGGGGTcctggaatccctgagcacttcttgggagACCTCCCTTCAAAAGATAGAAAAGTGAACCTTGTTGTATCCTCATAAACATATCAGACTTTATTACTTTAATGACCCTGACAAATAGATTTGAGTAGAAGCATTTGTTTGTGGTGAATCTGTTGTCATTTATACAGAGCTTGTCCCTTTGCTTAAACTGTACACTAACTAGTTTACTATATTTCCAGGGATTCACATTGAATTTCTGTTTGTGTGAATTTTCTTCTCACTAATAATGTGGAGAAATGTTGGGAAGAAACTGCAAAAAtttccccatcaaaaaatggggagaagaaatgaacagacacttcctcaaagaagaaatacaaatggccaaaagacacatgaaaaaatgctccacatcactaatcatcaggaagatgcaaatcaaaacaatgattaggtaccatttcacaccacagagactggcacacgttacaaagaacaagaataatcagtgctagcagggatgtggggagaaaggaactctcatttactgctggtgagaatgccatctagtctagtctttatgtaaaaaatatggagactcctcaaaaaaaaatggaaaatgagctcccagatgatccagctatactgctcctagagatatactctaggaacacaaaaatacaattcaaaaatttcttcctcacacctatattcattacagtgttatttacaatagccagactctgaaaaacaattaagatgccctccaacagatgaatggctaaagaaacacaatggaatattatgcagccatcaaaagagatgaagtcataaaattttcctaaacatggatggacatgagaactattatgctgagtggaataagtcagagggagagagacacaaaaaatagtctcactcatctatgggttttaagaaaaattaaggtcattattgtaataatgcccagagacaatagagatgaggactggaaggatcggctcacaatatgaagctcaccacaaagagtggtgagtgtactTAGGAAGATAACTACAtttaacagctatcatgacaatctgaatgagtgagagaatacaggcagaggttgggaagggggccattggtggtaggaatgttgcactggtgaaggaaggtgttctgtttatgacagaaacccaactacaatcgtgcttgtaatcatggtgcataaataaagattttatattaaaaaaaagaaactatgcaaAAATTTGCATGGAAACTTTTTTAGTAATTTGCAACCTAGTATTTATTGACAGCCAGATgtcattttattatctatttcctTCTCAGTCAGGTTTGTGGTGCCTTTCAAGACTTTATAGCATTTTCTAGGATATACAAGAAAGTGTAGAAGTGGGAAATGAGcaatatttttgttatctttttgtaCTAAAGTTTCACACAGACATATAGAACcttgtttcttttgcctttgctttcttctctccctgccttccttttttaaagaaaattatgaaagcCTCAATCTCCCCAAGCTTGAAGGTATACTTAATTCTTGAGGAATATGGAGTTCTACTCCTGGGGTTATCCCAAAGTATCAGAAGAAATGTAGTAG contains:
- the LOC126018184 gene encoding olfactory receptor 52K1-like, which translates into the protein MAVWNNGSSNISYTSFILVGFPGIWESRAFLVLAFLSLYLVIVTANGLVIHTVVVQRTLHQPMYLLIALLLAVNICSATTVIPAMLFSFSTNFNHISLARCLGQMFCIYFLVLFDCNILLVMALDRFVAICYPLRYPEIVTSQFLTGLVGMAAARSSGTVAPLVVLASRVRFCRTNVIHHFACEHMALMKLSCGDISLNKRVGLALRIFNRVFDMLLLGASYSRIIHAAFRISSGGARSKALNTCGSHLLVIFTIYSSTITSSIVYRVARTASQDIHNLLSAFYLLLPCLVNPIIYGARTKEIRQHLAALFQQAKSQNHTEKP